A window from Rhinolophus sinicus isolate RSC01 linkage group LG18, ASM3656204v1, whole genome shotgun sequence encodes these proteins:
- the TFAP4 gene encoding transcription factor AP-4 isoform X1: protein MEYFMVPTQKVPSLQHFRKTEKEVIGGLCSLANIPLTPETQRDQERRIRREIANSNERRRMQSINAGFQSLKTLIPHTDGEKLSKAAILQQTAEYIFSLEQEKTRLLQQNTQLKRFIQELSGSSPKRRRAEDKDEGIGSPDIWEDEKAEDLRREMIELRQQLDKERSVRMMLEEQVRSLEAHMYPEKLKVIAQQVQLQQQQEQVRLLHQEKLEREQQHLRTQLLPPPAPTHHPTVIVPAPPPPPSHHINVVTMGPSSVINSVSTSRQNLDTIVQAIQHIEGTQERQEQEEEQRRAVIVKPVRSCPEAQASDTASDSETSDSDAMDQSREELAGPGGLP from the exons ATGGAGTATTTCATGGTGCCCACTCAGAAGGTGCCCTCTTTGCAACATttcaggaaaacagagaaagaagtgaTAGGAGGGCTCTGTAG ccTTGCCAACATTCCACTGACCCCTGAGACTCAGCGGGACCAGGAGCGGCGGATTCGGAGAGAGATCGCCAACAGCAACGAGCGGAGGCGCATGCAGAGCATCAATGCGGGTTTCCAGTCCCTTAAGACCCTCATCCCCCACACAGATGGAGAGAAGCTCAGCAAG GCAGCCATTCTCCAGCAGACGGCAGAGTACATCTTCTCCCTGGAGCAGGAGAAGACCAGGCTCCTACAGCAGAATACACAGCTCAAGCGCTTCATCCAG GAGCTGAGTGGCTCGTCCCCCAAGCGACGTCGAGCAGAGGACAAGGATGAGGGCATAGGCTCGCCCGACATCTGGGAGGACGAGAAGGCAGAGGACCTGCGGCGGGAGATGATCGAGCTCCGGCAGCAGCTAGACAAGGAACGCTCGGTGCGAATGATGCTAGAGGAgcag GTACGCTCACTGGAGGCCCACATGTACCCGGAAAAGCTCAAGGTGATCGCACAGCAGGTGCAGCTGCAGCAACAGCAGGAACAGGTGCGGCTGCTGCACCAGGAGAAGCTGGAGCGGGAACAGCAGCACCTACGGACCCAG CTCTTGCCCCCTCCggcccccacccaccaccctaCGGTGATTGTACCTGCgccgccacccccaccctcccaccacaTCAACGTTGTCACCATGGGCCCCTCCTCGGTCATCAACTCTGTTTCCACATCCCGGCAAAATCTGGACACCATCGTGCAG GCGATCCAGCACATCGAGGGGACCCAGGAAaggcaggagcaggaagaggagcagcGGCGAGCAGTCATCGTGAAGCCGGTCCGAAGCTGCCCGGAGGCCCAGGCCTCCGACACCGCCTCCGACTCAGAGACCTCAGACAGCGACGCCATGGATCAGAGCCGGGAGGAGCTGGCGGGACCTGGGGggcttccctga
- the TFAP4 gene encoding transcription factor AP-4 isoform X2 translates to MWGSFLTPLYSGQLWPLGTIVRDPGIGLANIPLTPETQRDQERRIRREIANSNERRRMQSINAGFQSLKTLIPHTDGEKLSKAAILQQTAEYIFSLEQEKTRLLQQNTQLKRFIQELSGSSPKRRRAEDKDEGIGSPDIWEDEKAEDLRREMIELRQQLDKERSVRMMLEEQVRSLEAHMYPEKLKVIAQQVQLQQQQEQVRLLHQEKLEREQQHLRTQLLPPPAPTHHPTVIVPAPPPPPSHHINVVTMGPSSVINSVSTSRQNLDTIVQAIQHIEGTQERQEQEEEQRRAVIVKPVRSCPEAQASDTASDSETSDSDAMDQSREELAGPGGLP, encoded by the exons ATGTGGGGCTCCTTTTTGACCCCCCTCTACTCTGGTCAGCTCTGGCCTTTGGGCACCATCGTGAGAGACCCAGGGATTGG ccTTGCCAACATTCCACTGACCCCTGAGACTCAGCGGGACCAGGAGCGGCGGATTCGGAGAGAGATCGCCAACAGCAACGAGCGGAGGCGCATGCAGAGCATCAATGCGGGTTTCCAGTCCCTTAAGACCCTCATCCCCCACACAGATGGAGAGAAGCTCAGCAAG GCAGCCATTCTCCAGCAGACGGCAGAGTACATCTTCTCCCTGGAGCAGGAGAAGACCAGGCTCCTACAGCAGAATACACAGCTCAAGCGCTTCATCCAG GAGCTGAGTGGCTCGTCCCCCAAGCGACGTCGAGCAGAGGACAAGGATGAGGGCATAGGCTCGCCCGACATCTGGGAGGACGAGAAGGCAGAGGACCTGCGGCGGGAGATGATCGAGCTCCGGCAGCAGCTAGACAAGGAACGCTCGGTGCGAATGATGCTAGAGGAgcag GTACGCTCACTGGAGGCCCACATGTACCCGGAAAAGCTCAAGGTGATCGCACAGCAGGTGCAGCTGCAGCAACAGCAGGAACAGGTGCGGCTGCTGCACCAGGAGAAGCTGGAGCGGGAACAGCAGCACCTACGGACCCAG CTCTTGCCCCCTCCggcccccacccaccaccctaCGGTGATTGTACCTGCgccgccacccccaccctcccaccacaTCAACGTTGTCACCATGGGCCCCTCCTCGGTCATCAACTCTGTTTCCACATCCCGGCAAAATCTGGACACCATCGTGCAG GCGATCCAGCACATCGAGGGGACCCAGGAAaggcaggagcaggaagaggagcagcGGCGAGCAGTCATCGTGAAGCCGGTCCGAAGCTGCCCGGAGGCCCAGGCCTCCGACACCGCCTCCGACTCAGAGACCTCAGACAGCGACGCCATGGATCAGAGCCGGGAGGAGCTGGCGGGACCTGGGGggcttccctga
- the TFAP4 gene encoding transcription factor AP-4 isoform X3 has protein sequence MQSINAGFQSLKTLIPHTDGEKLSKAAILQQTAEYIFSLEQEKTRLLQQNTQLKRFIQELSGSSPKRRRAEDKDEGIGSPDIWEDEKAEDLRREMIELRQQLDKERSVRMMLEEQVRSLEAHMYPEKLKVIAQQVQLQQQQEQVRLLHQEKLEREQQHLRTQLLPPPAPTHHPTVIVPAPPPPPSHHINVVTMGPSSVINSVSTSRQNLDTIVQAIQHIEGTQERQEQEEEQRRAVIVKPVRSCPEAQASDTASDSETSDSDAMDQSREELAGPGGLP, from the exons ATGCAGAGCATCAATGCGGGTTTCCAGTCCCTTAAGACCCTCATCCCCCACACAGATGGAGAGAAGCTCAGCAAG GCAGCCATTCTCCAGCAGACGGCAGAGTACATCTTCTCCCTGGAGCAGGAGAAGACCAGGCTCCTACAGCAGAATACACAGCTCAAGCGCTTCATCCAG GAGCTGAGTGGCTCGTCCCCCAAGCGACGTCGAGCAGAGGACAAGGATGAGGGCATAGGCTCGCCCGACATCTGGGAGGACGAGAAGGCAGAGGACCTGCGGCGGGAGATGATCGAGCTCCGGCAGCAGCTAGACAAGGAACGCTCGGTGCGAATGATGCTAGAGGAgcag GTACGCTCACTGGAGGCCCACATGTACCCGGAAAAGCTCAAGGTGATCGCACAGCAGGTGCAGCTGCAGCAACAGCAGGAACAGGTGCGGCTGCTGCACCAGGAGAAGCTGGAGCGGGAACAGCAGCACCTACGGACCCAG CTCTTGCCCCCTCCggcccccacccaccaccctaCGGTGATTGTACCTGCgccgccacccccaccctcccaccacaTCAACGTTGTCACCATGGGCCCCTCCTCGGTCATCAACTCTGTTTCCACATCCCGGCAAAATCTGGACACCATCGTGCAG GCGATCCAGCACATCGAGGGGACCCAGGAAaggcaggagcaggaagaggagcagcGGCGAGCAGTCATCGTGAAGCCGGTCCGAAGCTGCCCGGAGGCCCAGGCCTCCGACACCGCCTCCGACTCAGAGACCTCAGACAGCGACGCCATGGATCAGAGCCGGGAGGAGCTGGCGGGACCTGGGGggcttccctga